In Onychostoma macrolepis isolate SWU-2019 chromosome 04, ASM1243209v1, whole genome shotgun sequence, one DNA window encodes the following:
- the LOC131538435 gene encoding GTPase IMAP family member 9-like: protein MSNNGSSNWRIVLLGQTGAGKSATGNTILGRNCFNSEHSLNSVTLNCNNRVAKVFGRSLSVTDTPGLFDTSLTKQKLKTELEKCVEMSAPGPHAFLLVIRLDVRFTREQKDTVKWIQENFGKDATCYIIILFTHVDVLRGSSLDDFIKKNPDLQAFTESNPYHSFDNDNSQNRDQVKELLEKIGQMVKRNNGTHYTNEMYKRVQRKIKLIKGAKIGGMALGTLAFIAATGGAGVGLAAVVGAGAAVGAGAAVGAGAALGAGAGSAVGAGAAVGAGAALGAGTGAAVGAGAGAAVGAGAALGAGTGAAVGAGAALGAGTGAAVGAGAGAAVGAGAALGAGTGAAVGGAAAGGAAAMGATALAMGAVAGANVTDKEEKKKNSRAVVVFKRNQLTGCQQEKLSLFKSKDN, encoded by the coding sequence GGTCATCTAATTGGAGGATTGTTCTGTTGGGTCAAACTGGAGCAGGAAAAAGTGCAACAGGAAACACAATACTGGGAAGAAACTGTTTTAATAGTGAACATTCCTTAAATTCAGTCACACTCAACTGTAATAATAGAGTCGCAAAGGTGTTTGGCAGAAGCCTTTCAGTAACTGATACTCCAGGACTGTTTGATACATCTTTGACTAAACAAAAGCTGAAAACTGAATTAGAGAAATGTGTTGAGATGTCTGCTCCTGGTCCCCATGCGTTTCTGCTGGTGATCAGACTGGATGTCAGATTTACAAGGGAACAGAAGGACACAGTGAAATGGATTCAGGAGAACTTTGGAAAAGATGCTACATGTTACATCATCATTCTTTTCACACATGTTGATGTACTAAGGGGATCATCATTAgatgattttattaaaaaaaatccagatcTACAAGCCTTTACTGAGAGTAACCCATATCACTCCTTTGACAATGACAACAGTCAAAATCGAGATCAAGTTAAAGAGCTGCTAGAGAAGATTGGACAAATGGTGAAGAGAAACAATGGAACACACTACACCAATGAGATGTATAAAAGAGTCCAGAGAAAGATCAAATTAATAAAAGGTGCAAAAATAGGTGGAATGGCATTAGGAACATTAGCATTCATTGCCGCAACAGGAGGAGCGGGTGTAGGATTGGCAGCAGTAGTGGGAGCAGGAGCAGCAGTGGGGGCAGGAGCAGCAGTTGGAGCAGGAGCAGCATTGGGAGCAGGAGCAGGATCAGCAGTTGGAGCAGGAGCAGCAGTGGGAGCAGGAGCAGCACTAGGAGCAGGAACAGGAGCAGCAGTTGGAGCAGGAGCAGGAGCAGCAGTGGGAGCAGGAGCAGCACTAGGAGCAGGAACAGGAGCAGCAGTGGGAGCAGGAGCAGCACTAGGAGCAGGAACAGGAGCAGCAGTTGGAGCAGGAGCAGGAGCAGCAGTGGGAGCAGGAGCAGCACTAGGAGCAGGAACAGGAGCAGCAGTGGGAGGAGCAGCAGCTGGAGGAGCTGCAGCAATGGGTGCAACAGCATTGGCAATGGGAGCAGTAGCAGGAGCAAATGTAACAGacaaggaagaaaaaaaaaaaaacagtagagcAGTAGTAGTTTTTAAGCGTAATCAACTGACTGGCTGCCAGCAAGAGAAGCTAAGCCTCTTCAAAAGTAAAGATAACTAA